Proteins encoded in a region of the Flavobacteriaceae bacterium HL-DH10 genome:
- a CDS encoding aminotransferase class III-fold pyridoxal phosphate-dependent enzyme, with translation MPLFDVYPLYNVTPVSAKDVHVYDDAGTEYLDLYGGHAVISIGHAHPNYVQAVTKQVEALGFYSNAVQNPLQVQLADKIEALSGCKDYELFLCNSGAEANENALKLASFKTGKSRVIAFKNGFHGRTSAAVAATDNKNIIAPINAQQQVTILELNDIEGVKTELEKGDVCAVIVEFIQGVGGLDQGTAEFFEQVDVLCKANNTYFIADEVQSGYGRSGKFFAFQYYKVTPEVISIAKGMGNGFPIGGILIHPSIEAKYGMLGTTFGGNHLACAAGLSVLNTIEDEKLIDNVNAISEYFISIAKTIPQIKNIKGKGLMIGLEFDFEVGDLRKKLIYDEHIFTGGASNKKLLRILPPLTIKKEHVDQFFEALKRSLT, from the coding sequence ATGCCATTATTTGACGTTTATCCATTATATAATGTAACCCCAGTTTCAGCTAAAGATGTTCATGTTTATGACGATGCTGGAACCGAATATCTAGACCTTTATGGGGGGCATGCAGTGATTTCAATTGGTCATGCACACCCTAATTATGTTCAGGCTGTTACAAAACAAGTAGAAGCACTAGGCTTTTACTCAAATGCGGTTCAAAATCCATTACAAGTTCAATTAGCCGATAAAATTGAAGCACTTTCAGGTTGTAAAGACTACGAATTGTTTTTATGTAATTCTGGCGCTGAAGCCAATGAAAATGCTTTAAAATTAGCATCGTTTAAAACAGGGAAATCGCGTGTTATTGCTTTTAAAAATGGATTTCACGGACGTACATCGGCTGCTGTTGCAGCAACGGATAATAAAAACATTATTGCACCAATAAATGCACAACAACAAGTCACTATTTTAGAATTAAACGATATTGAAGGTGTTAAAACCGAATTAGAAAAAGGTGATGTTTGTGCTGTTATCGTTGAGTTTATTCAAGGTGTTGGTGGATTAGATCAAGGAACTGCTGAATTTTTTGAGCAAGTTGATGTTTTGTGTAAAGCAAACAATACCTATTTTATTGCTGATGAGGTTCAATCTGGTTATGGACGTTCAGGTAAATTCTTTGCCTTTCAGTATTATAAGGTAACACCAGAAGTTATTTCTATTGCAAAAGGTATGGGTAATGGGTTTCCTATTGGAGGCATTTTAATTCATCCAAGTATCGAAGCTAAATATGGTATGCTAGGCACTACGTTTGGCGGAAATCATTTAGCATGTGCTGCTGGTTTATCAGTTTTAAATACTATAGAAGACGAAAAATTAATTGATAATGTTAATGCTATTTCTGAATATTTTATTTCGATAGCTAAAACCATTCCGCAGATAAAAAACATCAAAGGAAAAGGTTTGATGATTGGCTTAGAATTCGATTTCGAAGTGGGAGATCTTAGAAAAAAACTTATTTATGATGAGCATATTTTTACTGGTGGTGCTTCAAACAAAAAGCTTTTAAGAATATTACCACCATTAACAATCAAAAAAGAGCATGTCGATCAATTTTTTGAGGCCTTAAAAAGAAGTTTAACATAA
- a CDS encoding argininosuccinate synthase gives MKKLVIAYSGGLDTSYCAVSLSKEYDVHAVSVNTGGFTKDEISYIESNAYKMGVTTYKNIDAVATFYQKVVKYLIFGNVLKNNTYPLSVSAERIIQAIEIVEYAKSIDAEYIAHGSTGAGNDQVRFDMIFQTLAPNIKIITPIRDEKLTRQEEIDYLKANGIDMSWEKAKYSINKGLWGTSVGGSETLTSDKPLPDSAYPSQLKHAEEEKVKLTFEKGELVAVNGVENSPEINIEVLNSLASVYAIGRDIHVGDTIVGIKGRVGFEAAAALITIKAHHLLEKHTLTKWQLQHKEYLASFYGMHLHEGQYLDPVMRDMEAFLQSSQDKVSGDVTVTLRPYHFSLDGISSEHDLMSAKFGSYGEENKGWTADEAKGFIKIFGNQNKIYQQVNSK, from the coding sequence ATGAAAAAATTAGTAATAGCATATAGTGGCGGATTAGATACGTCGTATTGCGCGGTAAGTTTATCTAAAGAATATGACGTACATGCGGTAAGCGTTAATACAGGTGGTTTTACAAAAGACGAAATAAGTTATATTGAAAGTAATGCCTATAAAATGGGCGTTACAACGTATAAAAACATTGATGCGGTTGCAACTTTTTATCAAAAAGTAGTGAAGTATTTAATTTTTGGAAATGTATTAAAAAATAATACCTATCCATTATCGGTAAGTGCCGAACGTATTATTCAAGCTATTGAAATTGTTGAGTATGCAAAAAGTATAGATGCAGAATATATAGCTCATGGTAGTACAGGAGCTGGAAACGACCAAGTACGTTTCGATATGATTTTTCAAACTTTGGCGCCAAATATTAAAATTATTACGCCAATTAGAGATGAAAAGTTAACAAGACAAGAAGAAATTGATTATTTGAAAGCCAATGGTATCGATATGTCTTGGGAAAAAGCAAAATATTCAATTAATAAAGGACTTTGGGGAACGAGTGTTGGTGGTTCAGAAACATTGACTTCTGATAAACCATTACCAGATTCAGCATATCCGTCGCAATTAAAACATGCCGAAGAAGAGAAAGTAAAATTAACTTTTGAAAAAGGAGAATTAGTAGCTGTAAATGGCGTTGAAAATAGTCCTGAGATAAATATTGAAGTGCTAAATAGTTTAGCATCTGTTTATGCTATAGGTAGAGATATTCATGTGGGTGATACCATTGTAGGTATTAAAGGGCGTGTTGGTTTTGAAGCAGCAGCAGCATTAATAACTATTAAGGCGCATCATTTATTAGAGAAGCATACATTAACTAAATGGCAATTACAACATAAAGAATATTTGGCAAGTTTTTATGGTATGCATTTACATGAAGGTCAATATTTAGATCCTGTAATGAGAGATATGGAAGCGTTTTTACAAAGCAGTCAAGACAAGGTTAGTGGTGATGTAACTGTTACTTTAAGACCATACCATTTTTCTTTAGACGGGATTAGTTCTGAACACGATTTAATGAGTGCTAAATTTGGAAGTTACGGAGAAGAAAATAAGGGTTGGACAGCCGATGAGGCTAAAGGTTTTATTAAAATCTTTGGAAACCAAAATAAAATATATCAACAAGTAAATTCTAAATAA
- a CDS encoding tetratricopeptide repeat protein, which translates to MVRIFTIILLLMLFKTEAQTSVLNVADSLYANGNYSKAINSYKRYNNQKEVYGKIAKAYIAIGNYDEALKNYELSIEANPEDVLLKFEYARLLSKTKKHETAVKVFNDLVYIDDKNPNYHYELGLVLEKLKDSTAINRFRSAYELDQTHQKAIYRIAKYFLKHRKYDLVNEYVDKGLETYENNIELINLKAQNYYNKQDYDNAIIWFKKLIALDESLGFIYEKLSLSYIKLYDYEKAIEYGELALKFNPLDATSIYVIGTYYERINDFETAEKYISKAIFLLDKPLDTEYAKLATVLNQLKRPKEAITTLKKAIRENPTNQMTHFHLALTLENYYADYDAKIKVYEDLNKKFPDSKMKEFANHRITELKKEKFLKVNKEEGEK; encoded by the coding sequence ATGGTTAGAATATTTACAATCATTTTATTGTTAATGCTATTTAAAACCGAAGCGCAAACTTCGGTTTTAAATGTTGCAGATAGTTTGTATGCTAATGGAAATTATTCCAAAGCCATTAATAGTTATAAAAGGTATAATAATCAAAAAGAAGTGTATGGTAAAATAGCGAAAGCATACATAGCTATTGGTAATTATGATGAAGCGCTTAAAAATTATGAGTTAAGCATTGAAGCAAATCCAGAAGATGTCTTATTGAAGTTTGAATATGCAAGACTATTATCTAAAACTAAAAAACATGAAACAGCCGTTAAGGTTTTTAACGATTTGGTTTATATAGATGATAAAAACCCAAATTATCATTACGAATTAGGATTGGTTTTAGAAAAATTAAAAGATTCTACAGCTATAAATAGGTTTCGTTCTGCATATGAGCTAGACCAAACCCATCAAAAAGCCATTTATAGAATAGCCAAATATTTTCTTAAACATAGAAAGTATGATCTTGTAAATGAGTATGTAGATAAAGGTTTAGAAACGTATGAGAATAATATAGAGCTTATTAATTTAAAAGCTCAAAATTATTATAATAAACAAGATTATGATAATGCTATAATATGGTTTAAAAAGTTAATTGCTTTAGATGAGTCTCTTGGATTTATTTATGAAAAACTAAGTCTTAGTTATATTAAATTGTATGATTACGAAAAAGCAATAGAATATGGAGAGTTAGCATTAAAGTTTAATCCACTTGATGCTACTTCTATATATGTTATTGGTACGTATTACGAGCGTATAAATGATTTTGAGACTGCCGAAAAGTATATTTCAAAAGCCATATTTTTATTAGATAAACCCTTAGATACTGAATACGCAAAATTGGCAACGGTATTAAATCAACTTAAAAGACCTAAAGAGGCTATTACTACATTAAAAAAAGCGATAAGAGAAAATCCAACAAACCAAATGACTCATTTTCATTTAGCTTTGACGCTTGAGAATTATTACGCAGATTATGATGCGAAAATTAAAGTTTATGAAGATTTAAATAAAAAATTCCCAGATAGTAAAATGAAAGAATTTGCAAATCATCGTATTACAGAGTTAAAAAAAGAAAAGTTTCTTAAAGTTAATAAAGAAGAAGGTGAAAAATAG
- a CDS encoding M56 family metallopeptidase, whose product MLHYIVQTVAFQLFFLLIYDVFLKKETFFNWNRMYLIVTSLLSIAIPFIKINRFKDVLPQEYIISLPEVVIGQSASNTNNTVLLETVVIDNSVSYWVIAFYIGIAIALSVFLYKLIRILVLIFKNPKTYQKDLTLVKLINSNAAFSFFRYVFLGDFIKSEEREAILKHETVHVKHLHSLDLLFFEILRILFWFNPLVYMYQNRINTLHEFIADAEAVKHQDKSQYYQNLLAQVFETKNISFINTFFKQSLIKKRIVMLTKSKSKQIHLFKYGLLIPLVFGMLVYTSCASYKNKVEKKELPLVEQINQLKNAIEAKEEITLEEEKQAMIGLSKTLDKTKYANLEDVPFSEIDQAPVFPGCEDLNTIDQKRCLSENINKYVNRNFNTNLATELGLVGRQRINVIFKIDKEGNVVNIRTRAPHPALEEEALRVLKIMPKMIPGRQGGRKVNVLYSLPIIFQVADEYTENIDVPFSVIEQVPVFPGCEDLTSNEERRDCMSEKISKLVQEKFNTNIADSLGLTGRQRINVIFKINEKGGITTDEIRARAPHIDLEEEAIRVISTLPKMIPGKQKGKIVNVPYSLPIIFQVQDDVKNKELETIPLNEVLIDENIDIPFTVVEKAPIFPGCENMSNSEQRKCTSNEVSKHFNKYFNTKIAKDNGLTGRQRINVIFKIDKEGNVIDVRSRAPHPSLEEEAIRVIKTLPKMIPGEQKGKKVNVPYSLPIIFQVAD is encoded by the coding sequence ATGTTACATTATATTGTTCAAACCGTTGCGTTTCAATTATTCTTTTTGTTAATATATGATGTATTCTTAAAAAAGGAAACTTTTTTTAATTGGAATAGAATGTATCTTATAGTAACCTCTTTATTGTCAATTGCAATACCGTTTATAAAGATTAATCGTTTTAAAGATGTTTTGCCTCAAGAATATATTATATCGCTACCAGAAGTCGTTATTGGGCAATCGGCTTCAAATACAAATAACACCGTGTTATTAGAAACAGTTGTTATAGATAATAGTGTTTCTTATTGGGTAATCGCTTTTTATATAGGAATTGCTATAGCTTTATCTGTTTTTTTATATAAGTTAATTAGAATTTTAGTTTTAATTTTTAAGAACCCTAAGACTTATCAAAAAGACTTAACGTTAGTAAAATTGATAAATAGCAATGCCGCATTTTCCTTTTTTCGATATGTGTTTCTTGGAGATTTTATTAAAAGTGAAGAAAGAGAAGCTATTTTAAAACACGAAACGGTTCATGTAAAACATTTGCATAGTTTAGACTTATTATTTTTTGAAATACTTCGTATTTTATTCTGGTTTAATCCTTTGGTATATATGTATCAAAATAGAATAAATACACTTCATGAGTTTATTGCAGATGCCGAAGCTGTAAAACATCAAGATAAATCTCAGTACTATCAAAATTTGTTAGCTCAAGTTTTCGAGACTAAAAATATATCATTCATCAATACCTTTTTTAAACAATCATTAATCAAAAAACGAATCGTTATGTTAACAAAATCGAAATCAAAACAAATTCATTTATTTAAGTATGGCTTGCTAATTCCTCTGGTTTTTGGGATGTTGGTTTATACATCGTGTGCGAGTTATAAAAACAAAGTAGAAAAAAAAGAATTACCTTTAGTAGAGCAAATAAACCAATTAAAAAATGCTATTGAAGCTAAAGAAGAAATTACATTAGAAGAAGAAAAGCAGGCAATGATTGGTTTATCTAAAACACTTGATAAAACTAAATATGCCAATTTAGAGGATGTACCTTTTTCTGAAATAGATCAAGCTCCTGTTTTTCCTGGATGTGAAGATTTAAATACTATAGATCAAAAAAGATGTCTTTCTGAAAATATAAATAAATATGTAAATCGAAACTTCAACACAAATTTAGCAACTGAGTTAGGTTTAGTAGGTAGACAGCGTATCAATGTAATCTTTAAAATTGATAAAGAAGGTAATGTTGTTAATATTCGTACAAGAGCTCCACATCCTGCTTTAGAGGAAGAGGCTTTAAGAGTTCTTAAAATAATGCCTAAAATGATTCCTGGTAGACAAGGAGGGAGAAAGGTGAATGTGCTTTATAGTTTGCCTATCATTTTTCAAGTAGCAGATGAGTATACAGAAAATATAGATGTGCCTTTTTCTGTAATAGAACAGGTTCCAGTCTTTCCAGGTTGTGAAGATCTAACTAGTAATGAAGAGCGAAGAGACTGTATGTCTGAAAAAATCTCAAAACTTGTTCAAGAAAAATTCAATACCAATATAGCAGATAGTTTAGGTTTAACAGGTAGGCAGCGCATTAATGTTATATTTAAAATTAATGAAAAGGGAGGTATAACTACAGATGAAATTAGAGCAAGAGCACCGCATATTGATTTAGAAGAAGAAGCAATACGAGTAATCTCTACTTTGCCAAAAATGATTCCTGGCAAGCAGAAAGGAAAAATAGTAAATGTGCCATACTCATTACCTATCATTTTTCAAGTTCAAGATGATGTTAAAAATAAAGAGTTAGAAACGATTCCTTTAAATGAAGTTCTTATTGATGAAAATATTGATATACCATTTACTGTTGTAGAAAAAGCTCCAATTTTTCCTGGGTGCGAAAACATGTCTAATAGTGAACAGAGAAAATGTACATCTAATGAAGTTTCTAAACATTTCAACAAATATTTCAATACAAAAATAGCAAAGGATAACGGACTAACAGGAAGGCAGCGCATCAATGTTATTTTTAAAATTGATAAAGAAGGTAATGTGATTGATGTACGTTCAAGAGCGCCACATCCTAGTTTAGAGGAAGAGGCTATAAGGGTTATTAAAACACTCCCTAAAATGATTCCGGGCGAGCAGAAAGGGAAAAAAGTAAATGTGCCTTATAGTTTGCCAATAATATTTCAAGTAGCAGATTAA
- a CDS encoding BlaI/MecI/CopY family transcriptional regulator, which produces MKQLTKAEEDIMQILWQLKKANVKSIIKEFPEPKPAYNTVSTIVRILENKGFVGYEKEGKGHIYFPLLEQQDYSNQSINKLVDNYFQGSFKSMVSFFVKKNDISLNELESVLKEINKKE; this is translated from the coding sequence ATGAAACAACTTACCAAAGCAGAAGAGGATATCATGCAAATATTATGGCAGCTAAAAAAGGCCAATGTTAAAAGCATCATTAAAGAATTTCCAGAGCCAAAACCTGCCTATAATACCGTGTCAACCATTGTTAGAATATTAGAAAATAAAGGATTTGTTGGTTATGAAAAAGAAGGTAAGGGGCATATTTATTTTCCACTATTAGAGCAACAAGACTATAGTAATCAATCTATAAATAAATTAGTTGATAATTATTTTCAAGGCTCATTTAAAAGTATGGTGTCGTTTTTTGTTAAGAAAAATGATATCAGTTTAAACGAGTTAGAATCGGTTTTAAAGGAAATTAATAAAAAGGAATAG
- the argC gene encoding N-acetyl-gamma-glutamyl-phosphate reductase produces MKKIQVGIIGGAGYTAGELIRLLINHPETEIDFVYSTSNAGNKISKVHQDLVGSLDLEFTDTVNPEVDVLFLCLGHGNSVKFLSANTFSESTKIIDLGNDFRLESDKVFNGKTFVYGLPELQREDIKTANYIANPGCFATAIQLGLLPLAEAGLLNNDVHINAVTGATGAGTSLSATTHYTWRDNNFSYYKPFTHQHLGEINQSVNQLQNDFSSEIIFMPNRGNFSRGIFATLYTDFEGTVEEAKSMYNSFYEAAKFTFVSDEFLHMKQVVNTNKCLIHLHKHNGKLLITSVIDNLLKGASGQAVQNMNLMLGLEETTGLNLKATYF; encoded by the coding sequence ATGAAAAAAATACAAGTTGGAATTATTGGAGGAGCAGGTTATACAGCAGGAGAATTAATTAGATTGCTAATTAATCATCCTGAAACCGAGATTGATTTTGTATACAGCACATCCAATGCAGGCAATAAAATAAGTAAAGTACATCAGGATTTAGTTGGGTCTTTAGATTTAGAATTTACCGATACGGTAAATCCAGAAGTTGATGTGCTATTTTTATGCTTGGGTCATGGTAATTCGGTTAAGTTTTTGTCAGCAAATACATTTTCAGAAAGCACTAAAATTATTGATTTAGGAAACGATTTTAGATTAGAATCAGATAAAGTTTTTAACGGAAAAACATTCGTTTATGGTTTGCCAGAATTACAAAGAGAAGATATTAAAACTGCAAATTATATAGCGAATCCAGGTTGTTTTGCTACGGCAATTCAGTTGGGCTTGTTGCCATTAGCAGAGGCAGGTTTACTAAATAACGATGTGCATATTAATGCAGTAACAGGAGCAACAGGAGCAGGGACCTCATTGTCTGCAACAACACATTATACTTGGAGAGATAATAATTTTTCATATTACAAACCATTTACGCATCAGCATTTAGGAGAAATTAATCAATCGGTTAATCAGTTACAAAACGATTTTTCTTCTGAAATTATTTTTATGCCAAATAGAGGTAATTTTTCGAGAGGTATTTTTGCAACACTTTATACCGATTTTGAAGGAACTGTTGAAGAAGCGAAATCTATGTATAATTCGTTTTATGAAGCTGCTAAATTCACTTTTGTTTCAGATGAATTTTTGCATATGAAACAAGTTGTGAATACCAACAAATGTTTAATACATTTACATAAACATAATGGTAAATTATTGATAACGAGTGTTATTGATAATTTGTTAAAGGGAGCTTCTGGACAAGCCGTTCAAAATATGAATTTAATGCTCGGATTAGAAGAAACAACTGGGTTGAATTTAAAAGCAACTTATTTCTAA
- a CDS encoding response regulator: MIQKIKILMIDDHPMIIEGYQNTLLFTKKENQELQIDIANNCDEAIALMDKSIENESHYNVLFVDISLPPSTDGKMTSGEDLAGYARKNLPGAKIIILTMFNEPFRIHNIIKTIDPEGFLIKSDLTSSELASAFQAVLNNPPFYSGTVNSFIRKAITSDIVVDEKNRKILYLLSQGIKTKNLASHLDISLSAVEKRKKHLREIFEVQDGQDETLLNEARIRGFI; this comes from the coding sequence ATGATTCAAAAAATTAAAATATTAATGATTGATGACCATCCAATGATTATTGAGGGGTATCAAAATACATTGCTTTTTACTAAAAAGGAAAATCAAGAATTACAAATAGATATAGCGAATAATTGCGATGAGGCTATTGCTTTAATGGATAAGTCTATTGAAAATGAATCACATTATAATGTGTTATTTGTTGATATTAGTTTGCCGCCATCAACAGATGGGAAAATGACTTCTGGAGAAGATTTAGCAGGCTATGCTCGTAAAAATTTACCTGGGGCAAAAATTATAATTTTAACAATGTTTAATGAACCTTTTAGAATTCATAATATTATAAAAACAATTGATCCTGAAGGGTTTTTAATTAAAAGTGATTTAACATCTAGCGAACTTGCAAGTGCGTTTCAAGCAGTACTTAATAATCCACCATTTTATAGTGGTACAGTAAACAGCTTTATTAGAAAAGCAATTACTAGTGATATCGTTGTAGATGAAAAAAACAGAAAAATACTTTATTTGTTATCTCAAGGCATAAAAACAAAAAACTTAGCCTCTCATTTAGATATTTCATTAAGTGCTGTTGAGAAAAGAAAAAAACATCTAAGAGAAATTTTTGAAGTTCAGGATGGACAAGATGAAACGTTGTTAAATGAGGCTAGAATCAGAGGGTTTATTTAA
- the proC gene encoding pyrroline-5-carboxylate reductase — translation MKIAIIGTGNLGSAIAKGLIKNKAFTTLYLSDRNTANVDEYKTDDNITVTNDNILAVEQSDMVIFALQPKHIDKVLESVVSKITDKHIIISVAAGVEIPRIENIVGSDKNIIRVMPNTAISIGKSMTCIAANEKAQDKVTLAQDIFNLLGTTLVIPEDLIQAATVICASGIAFWMRLVRATTQGAIQLGFEAHEAHELATQTCFGAASLLIESGRHPEQEIDRVTTPSGCTIEGLNAMEHQGLSSALIQGIVASFEKINQLKTN, via the coding sequence ATGAAAATAGCCATTATTGGAACCGGAAATTTAGGAAGTGCTATCGCAAAAGGACTTATTAAAAATAAAGCATTTACCACCTTATATTTAAGCGATAGAAATACGGCGAATGTTGATGAATATAAGACAGATGATAATATTACCGTTACAAACGATAATATTTTAGCCGTTGAGCAGTCTGATATGGTGATTTTTGCTTTGCAACCTAAACATATTGATAAGGTTTTAGAAAGTGTTGTTTCTAAAATAACAGATAAACACATTATTATTTCGGTGGCTGCAGGTGTTGAGATTCCTAGAATTGAAAACATTGTTGGAAGTGATAAAAATATTATTCGTGTAATGCCAAATACAGCGATTTCAATTGGTAAATCCATGACCTGTATTGCGGCTAATGAAAAGGCTCAAGATAAAGTAACGTTGGCTCAGGATATATTTAATTTATTAGGAACTACTTTAGTCATTCCTGAAGATTTAATTCAAGCAGCAACCGTAATTTGTGCTAGTGGTATAGCGTTCTGGATGCGCCTTGTGCGTGCAACTACTCAAGGTGCTATTCAATTAGGTTTTGAGGCACACGAAGCACATGAGTTAGCCACACAAACCTGTTTTGGTGCGGCTAGTTTACTAATAGAATCAGGGAGACATCCAGAGCAAGAAATAGACCGTGTAACAACACCAAGTGGTTGCACTATTGAAGGTTTAAATGCGATGGAGCACCAAGGGTTAAGTTCTGCCTTAATTCAGGGTATTGTAGCTTCCTTCGAAAAAATAAATCAACTTAAAACTAATTAA
- a CDS encoding GNAT family N-acetyltransferase, with protein MDVIIANDDHVKYAQEICDVIAESAKVRGTGIARRTPEYVASKMKNGNAVIALEGTRFAGFCYIEKWGHGKFVANSGLIVHPDFRNIGLAKKIKHKIFQHSRTKFPDAKVFSITTGSAVMKLNSDLGYKPVPFSELTDDQSFWDGCQTCKNYDVLTRTDRKMCLCTGMLYDPKAKKEEVKPIKESVFKRLKSIKEALFLKKEKK; from the coding sequence ATAGATGTCATAATCGCTAATGATGATCATGTCAAGTATGCACAAGAAATATGTGATGTAATTGCTGAATCTGCTAAAGTTAGAGGTACAGGAATAGCAAGAAGAACACCAGAATATGTTGCTTCTAAAATGAAGAATGGCAATGCTGTTATTGCTTTAGAAGGCACTAGATTTGCTGGGTTTTGTTATATAGAAAAATGGGGACATGGTAAATTTGTAGCAAATTCAGGTTTGATTGTACACCCAGATTTTAGAAATATAGGTTTAGCAAAAAAGATTAAGCACAAAATATTTCAACATTCAAGAACTAAGTTTCCAGATGCTAAAGTGTTTAGTATTACTACAGGTTCGGCAGTCATGAAATTAAATAGTGATTTAGGATATAAACCTGTGCCATTTTCTGAGTTAACAGACGATCAGTCTTTTTGGGATGGTTGCCAAACTTGTAAGAACTACGATGTATTAACACGTACCGATAGAAAAATGTGTTTATGTACAGGTATGTTGTATGACCCAAAGGCAAAAAAAGAAGAAGTAAAACCAATTAAAGAAAGTGTTTTTAAAAGATTAAAAAGCATCAAAGAGGCACTTTTTCTAAAAAAAGAAAAAAAATAA